One genomic window of Leptospira paudalimensis includes the following:
- a CDS encoding fatty acid desaturase yields MFLLNQMGKQKDGEIRIPSPNSRKVTINGTTIETLPNENILSAALRQGIDFPHSCRVGGCATCKCQLVDGKVKELTETSYLLSDEELDERYILACQSIPQTDVRVQVENKNSYSGTVIQQKVLTDEICEISIQLDTKLYFQAGQYVSLSIEGMDAERNYSIANAPNQKQIVKFIVRKVPNGKLSNYILNENLLGKKAILKGPFGNFYLRDSKKPILMVVGGSGLAPILAMLEEGILKGTKRPLTLLFGARKKEDLYKLSEIKKIQKVWKGKFTFVPILSEEPIGKTWKGERGLVTSKIKDYLTSLSEVYLCGPPPMVDSATNELLKLGIQKQSIFADRFTTIDHSLSLQIDDKNTRSKAGLFDYLKFFLFHVVGLSSVVSILMGGYYTTIGFFSLLLFYLVGDAISGDDKRIPNYTKPEILTFQLWMALPILILIFFCSIWTVSPTDTFGFGTWLTQIIGYDFNFAKLNTSPLVHVYAIIFTGLMIGLIGTITAHELTHRTWDPISMFIGRWLLAFSFDTIFSIEHVYGHHRYVSTTEDPATAPRGRNVYYHILASTIKGNISAWNIERKRLKRKNVPTLSYHNAFLRGHLMSVCLVVIAYSLGGTPGMFFFILSGLFGKSLLEIVNYMEHYGMVRLPEEPVQPRHSWNTNKRISSWTMFNLTRHSHHHAQGEVPYQNLRPYPNAPMMISGYLTTIVIALIPPLWNYLMIPKVKEWDQKFASPEELELIKIANRNSGNSAFLNSNQNQSLLQ; encoded by the coding sequence ATGTTTCTCTTAAACCAAATGGGCAAACAAAAAGATGGGGAAATTCGTATACCCTCCCCCAATTCCAGAAAAGTAACAATTAATGGAACCACAATTGAAACCTTGCCAAATGAAAACATTCTGAGTGCAGCACTAAGGCAAGGGATTGATTTTCCACATAGTTGCCGGGTTGGTGGTTGTGCGACTTGTAAGTGTCAACTAGTAGATGGGAAGGTGAAAGAACTCACTGAAACTAGCTATTTATTGTCTGATGAAGAATTGGATGAACGGTACATCCTTGCTTGCCAAAGTATTCCACAAACTGATGTTAGAGTCCAAGTAGAAAACAAAAACTCTTATTCAGGGACCGTTATACAACAAAAAGTATTAACTGACGAGATCTGCGAAATCTCCATCCAATTGGATACAAAACTTTATTTCCAAGCTGGTCAATATGTTTCTCTTTCGATTGAAGGTATGGACGCAGAAAGAAATTACTCCATTGCAAATGCACCCAATCAAAAACAGATCGTAAAGTTTATTGTCCGCAAAGTTCCCAATGGAAAATTATCAAATTATATATTGAATGAAAATTTACTTGGGAAAAAAGCAATACTCAAAGGTCCATTTGGCAATTTTTATCTAAGAGATTCCAAAAAACCAATTCTAATGGTTGTTGGAGGTAGTGGCCTTGCACCAATACTTGCTATGTTAGAGGAAGGTATTTTGAAAGGCACCAAACGACCGCTCACATTACTTTTTGGTGCACGTAAAAAAGAAGATTTATACAAGTTAAGTGAAATCAAAAAAATTCAAAAAGTTTGGAAAGGAAAATTTACCTTTGTTCCTATACTTTCCGAAGAACCAATAGGTAAAACATGGAAAGGAGAAAGAGGTCTTGTCACATCAAAAATCAAAGACTACCTAACAAGCTTATCTGAAGTTTATTTATGTGGACCACCACCAATGGTTGATTCTGCGACAAATGAATTGCTAAAATTGGGTATTCAAAAACAGTCAATTTTTGCCGATCGATTTACAACCATTGATCATAGTCTTAGTTTGCAGATAGATGACAAAAACACTAGATCCAAAGCTGGATTGTTTGATTATCTAAAATTCTTTTTGTTTCATGTTGTAGGGCTATCATCGGTTGTGAGTATCCTTATGGGAGGATATTATACTACCATTGGATTTTTTTCTTTACTCTTATTTTATCTAGTTGGAGATGCAATTTCTGGTGATGACAAGCGTATTCCGAATTATACAAAACCAGAAATTCTTACATTTCAACTCTGGATGGCATTACCAATCTTAATTCTTATCTTTTTTTGTTCCATTTGGACAGTGAGTCCCACTGATACTTTTGGTTTTGGTACTTGGTTAACACAAATAATCGGATATGATTTTAATTTTGCAAAATTGAATACATCACCCCTTGTCCATGTTTATGCGATTATTTTTACGGGTTTGATGATTGGACTCATAGGAACCATTACCGCACATGAATTAACGCATCGAACTTGGGACCCTATCTCCATGTTCATTGGTCGTTGGTTATTGGCATTCAGTTTTGATACAATCTTTTCGATTGAACATGTGTACGGACACCATCGTTATGTATCCACAACAGAAGATCCAGCCACAGCTCCTCGCGGAAGGAATGTGTATTATCATATCCTCGCTTCGACCATCAAAGGCAATATCAGTGCTTGGAATATTGAACGAAAACGTTTGAAACGTAAAAATGTTCCTACTTTATCATACCACAATGCTTTCCTAAGAGGACATCTGATGAGTGTTTGTTTGGTAGTGATAGCGTATTCACTTGGCGGAACCCCTGGCATGTTCTTTTTTATCCTTTCTGGATTATTTGGAAAAAGCCTTCTTGAAATTGTAAATTATATGGAACATTATGGAATGGTTCGATTGCCAGAAGAGCCTGTACAACCAAGACATTCTTGGAACACAAACAAAAGAATTAGTTCTTGGACCATGTTTAACTTAACACGGCACTCCCACCACCACGCACAAGGAGAAGTTCCTTACCAAAATTTAAGACCTTATCCCAATGCACCTATGATGATCAGTGGTTATTTGACAACGATAGTGATCGCACTCATACCACCTTTATGGAATTATCTGATGATTCCCAAAGTTAAGGAATGGG
- a CDS encoding adenylate/guanylate cyclase domain-containing protein, which translates to MIPLPELSNHPSTIEYFWHKLPWAVPNFFTMFVGLTLTSLGLIAIKRSDNRKLLISFICFSFSFASLGLVLCIRSLVQDQPTLLYWNRLGYFGVVFLSPAASFLTYYLTNQHYRYLILSGIVSMLTFAFAYYGLLTHYDFSDGYFLYTFGKYPIAELPLKVWGIVLVFNYLFIYTPTSLHFWAKNKEDFESKKLMFLGLHICSFFLITNLLSLVGYPVFPMSSFAFIPLSILGYGIFRSDFLNLNDLLFRQRGLFYFLSGFITTVLILIAFIIAIFLSPKEQLTSYLRPYFLVPLISSVMVFGLAIYIAGSNPDKKLNMLASISFFLAGAFTIVMVILKFDIPFIATRRIEQIFYTLFVFTPGIHLRFSYALYGKKSPKFVRWIDVGSFVLSIVLWTPYFFTGFYEYSFGKISAGGIGLNAFGILGLVGITLFLIDWKQIKKETHNSLANYIVVILLSADFMILLNLPATMGIPLYTFGELQCIPAFFISLFIIKLEAIPTSGQATMIGNRVSLMILFFVPISMSFYVLNLMNVFPTNIAISHALFVASPIALAFYLVSFVFLRSTAMKLDQTIHALAEEKMKTDKALIQSEESKKEIETINHFTNLINSEFELPKIISAIAEYVNQKYGILATWLFLLDEKNQEIRSVHAETFIEATEEQRAFANDLRIPLNESGGIAYLVWKRKKIMLIPQIKRFEFDIDRKISEKARATSFLHVPLVLNNETIGLILFSNFMERLNITKSEARSIEQLCAQVAGVIQRVHLLRETEKQKRDILSLNGLIKDLNEKMDIHLIMKKVHKYVKENFNIMYYSLLVADGEKKYLRFVDMEVPDNVTEFQKKRIYEMRIPVKGGQGAHELSLRRKKPIYIPDRIGNFERWLSEDDKWVQEICNIQAFIFIPMILNGEVVGILDLSNSDRTLDLSVEDLSKLSILAEQLAGIIYGSTLFKELEVSRNIAEEERRKNEKLLLNILPNDIAQELKEKGATEPILYENVSVMFTDFKGFTQIAEVLSPQELIRELDACFVQFDKITERYKLEKLKTIGDSYMCAGGIPKLNQTHAIDSVLAALEIQAFMNLMKQIKADQGLPFWELRLGIHSGPLVAGVIGEKKFAYDVWGDTVNTASRMESSGTPGKINVSGTTYDMIKYVFDCEFRGKVNAKNKGEVEMFYVIGLKKEFSLSEDQRTPNEHFWKYYETLAGTTENVA; encoded by the coding sequence ATGATCCCCCTACCTGAACTATCGAATCATCCCTCTACGATTGAATACTTTTGGCATAAACTTCCGTGGGCCGTTCCCAATTTTTTTACGATGTTTGTTGGATTAACACTTACTTCTCTTGGACTAATTGCGATCAAACGTTCCGACAACCGAAAACTCTTAATTAGTTTTATTTGTTTTTCTTTTTCGTTTGCTTCTCTTGGGTTAGTGCTCTGTATACGTTCTTTAGTCCAAGACCAACCTACATTATTATATTGGAATCGTTTGGGATACTTTGGAGTTGTCTTCTTATCACCTGCAGCTTCATTTTTAACATATTATCTTACCAACCAACATTATCGTTATTTGATCCTATCCGGTATCGTATCAATGTTAACCTTTGCATTCGCGTATTACGGACTATTGACTCATTATGATTTTAGTGATGGGTATTTTTTATATACCTTTGGAAAATATCCAATTGCCGAACTCCCTCTCAAAGTATGGGGCATCGTTTTAGTATTTAATTATCTATTTATATACACTCCTACCTCACTTCATTTTTGGGCAAAAAATAAAGAAGATTTTGAATCAAAGAAACTAATGTTTTTGGGACTGCACATATGTAGTTTTTTTCTCATCACCAATTTGTTGAGTTTAGTTGGTTATCCAGTTTTTCCCATGAGTAGTTTTGCATTTATTCCATTATCGATTTTAGGATATGGAATTTTTCGATCAGATTTTTTGAATTTAAATGACCTGTTGTTTAGACAAAGAGGTTTATTCTACTTTTTGTCTGGATTTATCACGACTGTTCTTATTTTGATTGCATTCATCATTGCCATTTTCCTTAGTCCCAAAGAGCAACTAACGTCATACTTGCGGCCATATTTTTTAGTTCCACTCATTTCTAGTGTCATGGTGTTTGGTTTAGCGATCTATATAGCAGGTAGTAATCCTGATAAAAAATTGAATATGTTAGCATCTATTTCATTTTTCTTAGCGGGTGCATTTACAATTGTAATGGTGATTCTTAAATTTGACATTCCATTCATTGCCACAAGAAGGATCGAACAAATTTTTTATACCTTGTTTGTTTTTACGCCTGGTATCCATTTAAGATTTAGTTATGCTTTATATGGAAAAAAATCTCCAAAATTTGTAAGGTGGATAGATGTTGGATCGTTCGTATTGTCCATCGTACTTTGGACTCCCTATTTTTTTACTGGATTTTATGAGTATAGTTTTGGCAAAATTTCAGCTGGTGGAATTGGACTTAATGCATTCGGTATTTTAGGATTGGTGGGAATTACTCTCTTTTTGATCGATTGGAAACAGATTAAAAAAGAAACTCACAATTCATTGGCAAATTACATTGTTGTTATTTTATTATCTGCTGATTTTATGATTTTACTCAATTTGCCGGCGACAATGGGAATCCCTTTGTACACATTTGGCGAATTGCAGTGTATACCTGCTTTTTTCATTTCTTTATTTATCATTAAACTAGAAGCAATTCCTACATCAGGTCAAGCTACGATGATTGGAAACCGAGTTTCTCTAATGATTTTATTTTTTGTTCCTATCTCAATGTCGTTTTATGTATTAAATCTTATGAATGTGTTTCCAACAAATATTGCGATTTCCCATGCACTGTTTGTAGCTTCACCTATTGCCCTTGCATTTTACCTTGTATCCTTTGTGTTTTTAAGATCTACTGCGATGAAGTTAGACCAAACCATACATGCCTTGGCAGAAGAAAAAATGAAAACAGACAAGGCTCTCATCCAATCGGAAGAATCCAAAAAAGAGATTGAAACGATTAACCACTTCACAAATTTGATCAACTCAGAATTTGAATTGCCTAAAATCATCAGTGCGATTGCAGAATATGTGAACCAAAAATATGGAATTTTAGCTACTTGGTTGTTTTTGTTGGATGAAAAAAATCAGGAGATCAGAAGTGTACATGCAGAAACATTTATAGAAGCAACAGAAGAACAAAGAGCCTTCGCTAATGATTTAAGAATTCCTTTAAACGAATCTGGAGGGATCGCCTACTTAGTTTGGAAACGAAAAAAAATTATGTTAATACCTCAAATCAAACGATTTGAATTTGATATCGATAGAAAAATTAGTGAAAAAGCAAGAGCAACTTCGTTTTTGCACGTACCTTTAGTTTTAAATAATGAAACGATCGGTCTCATATTATTCTCCAATTTTATGGAACGATTGAACATAACAAAGTCAGAAGCAAGATCGATCGAACAACTTTGTGCTCAAGTTGCAGGTGTCATCCAAAGGGTACATCTTCTTCGTGAAACAGAAAAACAAAAGAGAGATATCCTTTCTTTAAATGGTTTGATTAAAGATTTAAATGAAAAAATGGACATCCATTTAATCATGAAAAAGGTACATAAGTATGTAAAAGAAAATTTTAACATCATGTATTATTCATTATTGGTTGCGGATGGAGAAAAAAAATATTTGCGATTCGTTGACATGGAAGTACCAGATAATGTCACCGAATTTCAAAAAAAAAGAATATATGAGATGAGGATTCCTGTTAAAGGAGGACAAGGAGCTCATGAATTATCTCTTAGAAGAAAAAAACCAATTTATATACCTGATCGAATTGGGAATTTTGAACGTTGGCTCTCTGAAGATGACAAGTGGGTTCAAGAAATTTGTAACATCCAAGCTTTTATTTTTATACCCATGATTTTAAATGGTGAAGTGGTAGGTATACTCGATTTATCAAATTCTGATAGAACCTTAGATTTATCTGTAGAAGATTTATCGAAGTTGTCAATTCTTGCTGAACAATTAGCAGGGATTATCTACGGTTCGACATTATTTAAAGAACTGGAAGTTTCCAGAAATATCGCCGAGGAAGAGCGAAGGAAAAACGAAAAATTGCTCCTCAATATCTTACCAAATGATATTGCACAAGAGCTTAAAGAAAAAGGTGCCACCGAACCAATCTTATATGAAAATGTAAGTGTAATGTTTACTGATTTTAAAGGATTTACTCAAATTGCCGAAGTATTGTCTCCACAGGAACTAATCCGAGAACTAGATGCTTGTTTTGTCCAGTTTGATAAAATCACAGAACGATACAAACTTGAAAAATTAAAAACAATTGGAGATAGTTATATGTGCGCTGGTGGAATTCCAAAACTAAATCAGACACATGCAATTGATTCAGTATTAGCTGCCTTGGAAATCCAGGCATTTATGAATTTGATGAAACAAATCAAGGCAGACCAAGGGCTTCCATTTTGGGAATTACGTTTGGGTATCCATTCTGGTCCACTTGTTGCTGGAGTAATTGGCGAAAAGAAATTTGCATATGATGTTTGGGGTGATACTGTCAACACCGCCTCTCGTATGGAATCTTCAGGGACACCAGGAAAAATTAATGTCAGTGGAACAACTTATGATATGATAAAGTATGTATTTGATTGCGAATTCAGAGGAAAGGTCAATGCCAAAAATAAAGGGGAGGTGGAGATGTTTTATGTCATTGGGTTAAAAAAAGAATTTTCCCTCTCGGAAGACCAAAGAACTCCCAATGAACATTTTTGGAAGTATTACGAAACATTAGCAGGTACAACAGAAAATGTCGCTTAA
- a CDS encoding response regulator transcription factor, which produces MSLKSDLPEEKDKIKIGILENDEYFLGELKERISVINNVSEILTWQTGEMLLRDPRHKSIDILFLDIMLPGINGIEVVKILSEKNENIKVIMLTNMNSDEMIFNSIKNGALGYLLKSELGQIQSIIDVLLEGGAYITPTIALRVFSSFRKPIDKPKVYLTDREKQILELLVKGKTIPLVSKFLSLSEHTVQGYVKSIYRKLQVHNRSELAMKVQEYSIL; this is translated from the coding sequence ATGTCGCTTAAATCGGATTTACCTGAAGAGAAAGACAAAATCAAAATTGGAATCTTAGAAAATGACGAATACTTTTTGGGTGAATTAAAAGAACGTATTTCCGTAATAAATAATGTTTCTGAGATTCTTACTTGGCAAACAGGGGAGATGTTACTCCGAGATCCACGACACAAAAGTATTGATATTTTGTTTTTAGATATCATGTTGCCGGGGATCAATGGGATCGAAGTTGTAAAGATTCTATCGGAAAAAAACGAAAACATTAAAGTGATTATGCTAACGAATATGAATTCAGATGAAATGATATTTAATTCGATTAAAAATGGAGCATTGGGTTATCTTTTAAAATCCGAACTTGGGCAAATTCAAAGTATCATCGATGTATTGTTAGAGGGTGGTGCTTATATCACTCCCACTATTGCCTTAAGAGTTTTTTCTAGTTTTAGAAAACCAATCGATAAACCGAAAGTTTATTTAACTGACCGTGAAAAACAAATATTAGAATTATTAGTAAAAGGAAAAACAATACCTCTTGTTTCAAAATTTTTAAGCTTAAGCGAACACACAGTTCAAGGTTATGTAAAATCAATTTATCGAAAATTACAAGTTCATAATCGATCTGAGTTGGCCATGAAGGTGCAGGAATATTCAATTTTGTAA
- a CDS encoding 7TM-DISM domain-containing protein, translating into MAISFQLNCYQKLPNNNQIDSYIDLSGTDWENSIPINLSSHWEFYWNQLLNPNDFDSNQSSLKPHIVEFRPWTLLRFGNQTYSEKGYATYRKRIKIQKEKSSKHLVIYFSHLHTSSKVFINGRLVQEKGKVSTNPKEVIPDRTNSTIDIITDNIELDVVLQIANQDFYHGGPRSGFLIASPKQIQFFKNKNLMVEIFVFGLIFASALYHLFFYFQNTKQFAFLYFAIVCITFLVRIPFLNSKLYEYFFPVQSFLFQSILLHYLNIITFLFSMMFLNELFKSNRNLIINYTFYFGAFIALFTPLAPRTIQTYLNFVYILVYLSLFMGYSIYLLYRFRKEAHGLYFMALALFTLGIFCFMAISMNYYGVQGGLYLISGYLFYVGFQSASLSKYFAYAIESRANIERHLYEESINALSKQRAELQLMVHDQLGANLTDLKVYLEKKKNSTQTQTEINSELDIVYNRVVSTIHSLRNQLLYIEDLSLIFENFVTGLHLTLLRRYSDVGREFEFSTSDEFIKYFNQVKIIGNNQNSFLNLFYLLYEVCTNDIKYGMGDSIWNLDLIGGEFHVYQRNVLNQSIEPPNQNLELKSINQRLNQLKGKLTVEILDEFYHLKIHFPSESLQNRSIQ; encoded by the coding sequence TTGGCAATATCATTTCAATTGAACTGTTATCAAAAATTGCCAAATAATAATCAGATCGATTCCTATATTGATTTGTCAGGAACCGATTGGGAAAATTCAATCCCAATCAATTTGTCGTCCCATTGGGAGTTTTATTGGAATCAATTACTTAACCCGAATGATTTCGATTCAAACCAATCCTCGTTGAAACCTCACATTGTTGAGTTTCGGCCATGGACACTTTTACGTTTTGGTAATCAAACATACTCTGAAAAGGGTTACGCTACCTATCGAAAACGAATTAAAATTCAGAAAGAAAAATCTTCAAAACATTTAGTTATTTATTTTTCACATTTGCATACTTCTTCTAAAGTTTTTATCAATGGAAGATTGGTACAAGAAAAAGGAAAGGTTTCCACAAATCCAAAGGAAGTGATTCCAGATCGAACAAACTCAACGATTGATATTATAACTGACAATATCGAATTGGATGTTGTATTACAAATTGCAAACCAAGATTTTTACCATGGAGGGCCAAGGAGTGGATTTTTAATCGCATCTCCCAAACAAATTCAATTCTTTAAAAATAAGAATTTGATGGTGGAAATATTTGTGTTTGGTTTGATATTTGCATCGGCCTTATACCATTTGTTTTTTTATTTTCAGAATACCAAACAATTTGCATTCCTATATTTTGCGATTGTATGTATTACTTTTTTAGTAAGAATTCCGTTTTTAAATTCAAAGTTATATGAATATTTTTTCCCTGTTCAAAGTTTTTTATTCCAATCGATTTTGTTACACTATTTAAACATTATCACTTTTTTGTTTTCAATGATGTTTTTAAACGAACTCTTCAAATCAAATCGAAATTTGATCATCAATTATACTTTTTATTTTGGCGCTTTTATTGCCTTATTTACGCCTTTGGCACCGCGAACGATTCAAACATATTTAAATTTTGTTTATATTCTTGTGTACCTTTCCTTGTTTATGGGGTACTCGATTTATTTATTGTATCGATTTAGAAAAGAGGCACATGGTCTTTATTTTATGGCACTTGCGTTATTTACTCTTGGCATATTTTGTTTTATGGCCATATCTATGAATTACTATGGTGTGCAAGGTGGATTATATTTAATTAGTGGTTACTTGTTCTATGTTGGATTTCAATCTGCTTCTTTAAGTAAATATTTTGCTTATGCAATTGAATCAAGAGCAAATATTGAAAGGCATTTGTATGAAGAGTCAATTAATGCATTGTCTAAACAACGAGCCGAGTTACAATTAATGGTTCACGATCAATTGGGAGCTAATCTAACTGATTTAAAAGTATATTTGGAGAAAAAAAAGAATTCAACTCAGACACAAACAGAAATCAATTCCGAATTAGATATTGTATACAATCGGGTGGTCTCTACAATTCATTCATTGCGAAATCAACTTCTTTATATAGAAGATCTTAGTCTAATATTTGAAAATTTTGTAACAGGTTTACACTTAACTTTGTTACGAAGGTATTCAGATGTAGGAAGAGAATTTGAATTTTCGACTTCCGATGAATTTATTAAATATTTTAATCAGGTTAAGATTATAGGGAATAATCAAAATTCTTTTCTGAATCTTTTTTATTTATTATATGAAGTCTGTACAAATGACATTAAATATGGAATGGGAGATTCGATTTGGAATTTGGATTTGATTGGAGGTGAATTCCATGTTTACCAACGAAATGTTCTAAATCAATCGATCGAACCTCCCAATCAGAATTTAGAGTTAAAAAGTATCAATCAAAGATTAAATCAGTTAAAAGGTAAGCTTACAGTTGAAATTTTGGATGAATTTTATCATCTTAAAATTCATTTTCCTTCAGAAAGCCTTCAAAATCGTTCAATCCAGTAG
- a CDS encoding RNA recognition motif domain-containing protein, producing MSTNIYVGNLSYEMTESKLNELFSVHGSVSSAKIITDQYTGGSKGFGFIEMKDRNEADKAISDLNGKNILNREMKVNIAKPKTNNWN from the coding sequence ATGTCAACAAATATCTATGTAGGTAACCTCTCTTACGAAATGACGGAATCAAAGCTAAACGAACTTTTTTCAGTTCACGGTTCTGTTTCTTCTGCTAAAATCATCACTGACCAGTACACTGGCGGATCAAAAGGTTTTGGTTTTATCGAAATGAAAGATCGTAATGAAGCTGACAAAGCTATCAGCGATTTAAACGGAAAAAATATTCTCAATCGCGAAATGAAAGTGAATATTGCAAAACCGAAAACAAACAACTGGAACTAA
- a CDS encoding ArsR/SmtB family transcription factor, translating to MSEIANMLGNESRLILLQLLAEGEKSVEILSEESGIPVANTSQHLQALKKANLVITRRDGKRILYRWESGPMKELFLALEKFAIYSTAQDDHSNLKFKGRNSELSTSELQKKMKKGGILLIDVRSKEEYKKGHIPEAINIPYNELETYKFPKNKELIVYCRGPLCLLSVNALNFLQSRELSVTRYGGGYRNWESGEN from the coding sequence ATGAGCGAAATCGCGAATATGCTTGGTAATGAATCACGTTTAATTTTGCTTCAGCTCCTTGCAGAAGGGGAAAAATCTGTAGAAATTCTTTCTGAAGAATCGGGAATTCCAGTTGCTAACACTTCACAACACCTCCAAGCTCTAAAAAAAGCAAATCTTGTCATTACAAGGCGAGATGGAAAAAGAATACTGTATCGTTGGGAATCTGGTCCGATGAAGGAACTATTTCTAGCATTAGAAAAATTTGCAATCTATAGCACTGCCCAAGATGACCATTCAAACTTAAAATTTAAAGGCAGAAACTCCGAGTTATCAACCTCTGAATTACAAAAAAAAATGAAAAAGGGAGGAATCCTTCTCATTGATGTCCGCTCAAAAGAAGAGTACAAAAAAGGACATATACCAGAAGCAATAAACATTCCTTACAATGAATTGGAAACGTATAAATTCCCCAAAAACAAAGAGCTGATTGTTTACTGCCGAGGACCTTTGTGTTTATTGTCTGTGAATGCGCTGAATTTTTTGCAATCTCGTGAACTGAGTGTTACACGGTATGGTGGAGGGTATCGGAATTGGGAATCAGGAGAAAATTAA
- a CDS encoding DUF2938 domain-containing protein: MDHLIGITIQTILIGVGATMAMDLWRFFLQKTLKVNSLDLGLLGRWVGHCAKGKFFHTPIGNSQVIPGEIKIGWISHYAIGIFFASWLPIIWGVNWLENPSIKEPVLLGVLTILAPWFLMQPAMGIGIAASKTPKPFQVRLRNIAIHTVYGLGLYGSALLTHVYFR; the protein is encoded by the coding sequence ATGGATCACCTGATAGGTATCACAATTCAGACAATTTTGATTGGAGTTGGCGCTACGATGGCTATGGATCTATGGAGGTTTTTTTTACAAAAGACATTGAAAGTGAACTCCTTAGACCTCGGCCTTTTGGGTAGATGGGTTGGACATTGTGCAAAAGGTAAATTTTTCCATACACCAATTGGGAATTCTCAGGTGATACCGGGAGAAATAAAAATTGGATGGATCTCACATTATGCGATCGGAATTTTTTTTGCTAGTTGGTTACCCATCATTTGGGGAGTAAATTGGTTAGAAAATCCTTCCATCAAGGAACCTGTTCTTTTGGGAGTACTGACCATACTTGCACCATGGTTTTTGATGCAACCTGCTATGGGTATTGGGATAGCAGCTTCAAAAACTCCAAAACCGTTTCAAGTTAGACTTCGAAATATTGCAATCCATACTGTTTATGGACTTGGTTTATACGGAAGTGCACTTCTAACACATGTTTATTTTCGTTAA
- a CDS encoding MFS transporter, whose amino-acid sequence MKYIIIIASIVLFGFFSVGIPIATLPGFIRNTLGYSDVWLGILLGTQSIVTLLFRHHSGSISDLKGPKVAVTRGLFFAVFSGIVSLGPLLIPGITGLITLFIGRIILGYSESLLITGALSWGVGLAGPANAGRVMAWSGMAMYGAIAISAPLGYFMVQQLGFQGGIMLAILFPVIAGLISISVPAIPPASKVRIPFYQVIPKVWKHGFGLLFAAVSFAGIAGFSTLLFKERGWENAQWVMAIFGTAYVLSRIFFAGTVDVYGGKKIALIFSFVAIIGQILLWQANQAYIAFIGAALTGFGYSLVFPAFGVEAVKNMEPQFRGVALGAYVAFFDLALGVTGPLAGFVADHFGYAAVFAFGMIACIFSFSIALSLKESRI is encoded by the coding sequence ATGAAATATATAATCATCATCGCGTCAATTGTTCTCTTTGGATTTTTCTCTGTTGGAATTCCTATTGCAACACTTCCAGGTTTTATCAGAAATACTTTAGGGTATAGTGATGTTTGGCTTGGAATTCTACTTGGAACTCAATCAATAGTGACATTACTGTTTCGTCACCACTCAGGATCCATCTCGGATCTAAAAGGGCCAAAAGTAGCAGTCACGAGGGGATTATTCTTTGCAGTATTCTCAGGTATTGTAAGTTTAGGTCCTCTATTGATACCTGGAATTACGGGGCTTATCACACTTTTTATTGGTAGAATCATCTTAGGTTACTCAGAAAGTTTACTAATCACTGGTGCTCTTTCTTGGGGAGTTGGTTTGGCTGGACCAGCTAACGCAGGCCGTGTGATGGCTTGGAGTGGAATGGCAATGTATGGAGCAATTGCCATTTCTGCCCCTTTGGGATATTTTATGGTACAACAATTAGGATTCCAGGGTGGAATTATGTTAGCGATTCTTTTTCCTGTAATTGCTGGACTCATTTCTATTTCTGTACCTGCTATCCCTCCCGCTAGTAAAGTACGAATTCCATTTTACCAAGTGATTCCTAAAGTATGGAAACATGGTTTTGGATTACTTTTTGCAGCCGTATCTTTCGCTGGGATTGCTGGATTTAGTACCTTACTCTTCAAAGAAAGAGGATGGGAAAATGCACAATGGGTGATGGCGATATTTGGAACAGCCTATGTTCTATCTCGGATCTTTTTTGCTGGAACAGTTGATGTATATGGAGGGAAAAAAATCGCTCTCATCTTTTCATTTGTCGCAATTATTGGACAGATCTTATTATGGCAGGCAAATCAAGCTTATATAGCGTTTATAGGTGCAGCATTGACAGGATTTGGATACTCACTTGTTTTCCCTGCATTCGGTGTAGAAGCAGTTAAAAACATGGAACCACAATTTCGCGGAGTTGCATTAGGTGCTTATGTTGCTTTCTTTGATCTTGCATTGGGAGTGACTGGGCCACTTGCAGGATTTGTTGCGGATCATTTTGGTTATGCTGCAGTGTTTGCATTTGGTATGATTGCTTGTATTTTCTCTTTTTCCATTGCATTAAGTTTGAAGGAATCGAGGATTTAA